The following are from one region of the Vicinamibacteria bacterium genome:
- the coxB gene encoding cytochrome c oxidase subunit II translates to MGASSSLDAAPLAQAMALVLTCCDGPQSTLDTAGVSAERIAELFWWMAGGAVVIWLAVVVLAVYAIHLRPEKHSQRAANRLIIGGGVALPTVVLAVLLVYALSLMPGLETGPESTRFEIEVSGEQWWWRVRYRLPDGESFELANEIRLPVGERVEIVLSSPDVIHSFWVPSIAGKRDMIPGRTTRLVLEPTRTGTFRGACAEYCGESHAWMAFFVVVMEEDGFEAWLEHQRSPGASRDDPIVTRGRELFLESGCGACHTVRGTRADGVVGPDLTHVGSRVSLAAATLENDVSAFEHWIAFSKDVKPGAQMPRFRMLPAEELAALAAYMESLQ, encoded by the coding sequence ATGGGGGCCTCCTCGTCTCTCGATGCAGCTCCACTGGCCCAGGCGATGGCGCTCGTCCTGACGTGTTGTGATGGACCCCAATCGACTCTCGATACCGCCGGTGTGTCCGCCGAGCGCATCGCGGAATTGTTCTGGTGGATGGCGGGAGGGGCGGTGGTCATCTGGCTCGCCGTCGTGGTGCTCGCCGTCTATGCCATCCATCTCCGTCCCGAAAAGCACTCGCAAAGAGCGGCGAACCGGCTCATCATCGGCGGAGGCGTCGCCTTGCCGACGGTCGTCCTCGCGGTCCTCCTCGTGTACGCGCTATCTCTGATGCCCGGACTCGAGACGGGCCCGGAGTCGACGCGGTTCGAGATCGAGGTGAGTGGCGAGCAATGGTGGTGGCGGGTTCGCTATCGCCTGCCGGACGGTGAGAGCTTCGAGCTTGCCAACGAGATTCGCCTGCCGGTAGGAGAGCGCGTCGAGATCGTGCTGAGTAGCCCGGACGTGATCCATTCGTTCTGGGTGCCGTCGATCGCGGGTAAGCGCGATATGATTCCCGGCCGCACCACCAGGCTCGTGCTCGAGCCGACCCGGACGGGGACCTTCCGCGGCGCTTGCGCGGAATACTGCGGCGAGTCGCACGCGTGGATGGCATTTTTCGTCGTCGTCATGGAGGAGGACGGATTCGAGGCCTGGCTCGAGCACCAGCGCTCACCGGGCGCGTCCCGGGATGATCCCATCGTGACCCGGGGACGCGAGCTCTTCCTCGAGAGCGGCTGCGGTGCCTGTCATACCGTCCGCGGTACCCGAGCGGACGGTGTCGTGGGGCCGGACCTCACCCACGTGGGAAGCCGCGTGAGTCTCGCGGCGGCCACGCTAGAAAACGACGTTTCCGCTTTCGAGCACTGGATCGCGTTCTCGAAAGACGTGAAACCCGGGGCCCAAATGCCACGATTCCGGATGCTCCCGGCGGAGGAGCTCGCCGCGCTCGCCGCTTATATGGAGAGCCTCCAGTGA
- a CDS encoding Rho termination factor N-terminal domain-containing protein: MPRESWTDKEERQYQHIKESVIERGRSEDRAAEVAARTVNKERRRAGKTRNKTTTGTGNPNTALEERGVRELRNRAKELNIEGRSRMTKAELVDAIRRRN, translated from the coding sequence ATGCCCCGAGAGAGCTGGACCGACAAGGAAGAACGGCAATATCAGCACATCAAGGAGAGCGTAATCGAGCGTGGTCGCAGTGAGGATCGCGCCGCCGAGGTTGCGGCACGCACGGTCAACAAGGAGAGACGTCGGGCGGGAAAGACTCGAAACAAGACGACCACCGGAACCGGCAACCCGAACACCGCGCTCGAAGAACGGGGGGTGCGAGAGCTGCGGAATCGTGCCAAGGAGCTCAACATCGAGGGCAGGAGTCGTATGACGAAGGCTGAGCTCGTCGACGCCATCCGTCGGAGAAACTGA
- a CDS encoding cytochrome ubiquinol oxidase subunit I, with amino-acid sequence MSAKEIGEKLGRGDPAPEAPSPERQRAQAERLLTAWKTPTGLRYWSAVNNSEVGLWYTAASLVFLVFAGCLGLLMRTQLAVPENTFLPADLYNQIFTL; translated from the coding sequence GTGAGCGCGAAGGAGATCGGGGAGAAGCTCGGCCGCGGTGACCCCGCGCCCGAGGCGCCGAGCCCGGAGCGGCAGCGCGCGCAGGCAGAACGTCTCCTGACGGCGTGGAAGACACCGACGGGTCTCAGGTATTGGTCCGCCGTCAACAATTCCGAAGTCGGTCTGTGGTACACCGCCGCCTCCCTCGTCTTCCTCGTGTTCGCCGGTTGCCTCGGGCTCCTGATGCGTACCCAGCTCGCGGTTCCCGAGAACACCTTTTTGCCCGCCGATCTCTACAACCAGATCTTCACGCTCCA